From Nicotiana tabacum cultivar K326 chromosome 22, ASM71507v2, whole genome shotgun sequence, one genomic window encodes:
- the LOC107827601 gene encoding receptor-like protein EIX2 has protein sequence MERLQVYILFVVILHSIAVEFACEGQTVVTSCSANDHEALLDFKNGLNDPENRLSSWQGRDCCKWRGVRCSNTTGSVIKIDLHNPFPVNSADVTRYGFWNLSGEIRPSLLKIQSLQYLDLSLNTFGGIPIPRFVGSLKNLEYLNLSKAGFFGTIPPTLGNLSHLQYLDVSSEFSALTVENFQWVTHLVSLKHLGMNQVDLSMVGSSWLEMLNQLLHLTVLRLSSCGLFGSISYLTPVNFTSLAFIDLSFNSFNSMFPSWLANISSLEHIDLSNSGLRGRIPLSISEIPRLRYLNLALNKNLSANCHELFSGSWKQIEVLDLGSNKLHGKVPRSIGNMTHLTHFNLLLNNIEGGIPSTIGGLCKLINFDLSGNNLTGSLPEILEGAEKCDSKRPLPSLMYLKLSINGLVGKIPEWLGQLKNLQQLGLASNFFDGPIPASLGTLQNLTNLGLSGNQLTGTLPESFGQLSELSVLDVSSNFLIGTLSEVHFKNLSKVKILDLSSNSFTLNVNPNWIPPFQIRNLDMGSCHLGPSFPTWLKSQKELKFLDISNASISDSIPGWFWDISSNLSLLNCSFNQLNGNLPNPLPIFPFADIDLSSNLFKGTILLPTVPIELLDLSNNKFQGLIPQNISEVMPDLIFLSLSGNEIAGEIPATIGMMTLLQVIDLSNNKLTGNIPSSIGECSYLKALDLGNNNLFGLISSSLGQLRQLQSLHLNDNKFSGGIPFSFKNLSSLETLDLGNNRLSGNIPSWISDGFPNLRILRLRSNSFSGELPLGMSNLSSLQVLDLAENNLTGTVPTSVGDLKAMVQEQKVNEYLLYGKYRGLYYEESLRVNLKNQFQKYTKTLSLLISIDLSRNNLYGALPVEMTKLHGLVVLNLSGNQIIGQIPENISSLRQLASLDLSSNKLSGFIPSSMELMSFLSYLNFSNNNLSGMVPYKGQMTTFTESAFEGNPHLCGAPLLVLCQNGNSNDTAVLENDSSDEFPDKWFYVSVGLGFLAGILVPYCILLVRKPWKRAYFSFLDRVIDRFVSIGSNRIAGNRVTSSRRSGPSARFSF, from the coding sequence ATGGAGAGGCTTCAAGTTTATATTCTTTTTGTTGTCATTTTACATTCAATAGCAGTAGAATTTGCTTGTGAGGGCCAAACTGTTGTTACAAGTTGTTCAGCTAATGATCATGAAGCACTTCTTGATTTCAAGAATGGCCTAAATGATCCTGAGAACCGGCTTTCGTCATGGCAAGGAAGAGACTGTTGTAAGTGGAGAGGAGTAAGGTGCAGTAACACTACTGGTTCTGTTATCAAAATAGACCTTCACAATCCATTTCCAGTCAATTCTGCTGATGTTACCAGGTATGGATTTTGGAACTTGAGTGGGGAGATTAGGCCTTCTTTGTTAAAAATCCAATCTTTACAATACTTGGATTTGAGTCTAAACACTTTTGGTGGAATCCCAATTCCAAGATTTGTTGGTTCTTTGAAGAACTTGGAATATCTGAATCTATCAAAAGCTGGTTTTTTTGGCACAATACCTCCAACTTTGGGAAATCTTTCTCACTTACAGTATCTTGATGTTTCTTCAGAATTCTCAGCCTTGACTGTTGAAAATTTTCAGTGGGTGACTCATCTTGTTTCTTTAAAACATCTTGGGATGAACCAAGTAGATCTCTCTATGGTAGGATCAAGTTGGTTGGAAATGCTAAACCAGCTTCTACATCTAACAGTGTTGCGTCTTTCATCTTGTGGCTTGTTTGGATCCATTTCATATCTTACTCCTGTCAACTTCACTTCACTAGCTTTTATTGATCTTAGTTTCAATAGTTTCAACTCAATGTTCCCGAGTTGGCTAGCAAATATCAGCAGTCTTGAACATATAGACTTAAGCAACTCTGGTCTTAGAGGCAGAATTCCACTTAGCATCAGTGAAATTCCGAGGTTAAGATACTTGAACCTTGCGCTTAACAAGAACCTTAGTGCCAATTGTCATGAACTATTTAGTGGAAGCTGGAAACAGATAGAAGTTCTCGATTTAGGTTCGAACAAACTACATGGAAAAGTGCCTAGATCCATTGGGAATATGACTCATTTGACTCACTTCAATCTCTTATTGAACAACATTGAAGGTGGAATACCGAGTACTATAGGAGGACTATGCAAATTAATCAACTTCGATTTATCAGGAAACAACTTGACAGGAAGTCTCCCTGAAATACTCGAAGGAGCcgagaaatgtgattccaagaggCCCTTGCCTAGTTTGATGTACTTAAAGCTGAGCATTAATGGTCTTGTCGGTAAAATACCAGAATGGTTGGGACAGTTGAAAAATCTTCAACAACTTGGATTAGCTTCCAACTTTTTTGATGGTCCTATACCAGCTTCTTTAGGAACACTTCAAAATTTGACCAACTTGGGACTTTCAGGAAACCAGCTAACTGGTACTCTACCAGAGAGTTTCGGACAGCTTTCTGAATTATCCGTTCTTGATGTTTCGTCTAATTTTCTCATAGGTACTTTATCAGAAGTTCATTTCAAGAACCTGAGCAAAGTGAAGATTCTTGACCTTTCATCCAACTCCTTCACCTTGAATGTTAATCCCAACTGGATTCCTCCATTTCAGATTCGAAATCTTGACATGGGGTCTTGCCATTTAGGTCCTTCTTTTCCTACTTGGCTCAAGTCTCAAAAGGAGCTTAAGTTCCTAGATATTTCAAATGCAAGTATTTCAGATTCAATTCCAGGCTGGTTTTGGGACATTTCTTCTAATTTATCCCTGCTGAATTGTTCTTTTAATCAGTTAAATGGTAATCTACCAAATCCATTACCAATATTTCCCTTTGCAGATATTGACCTGAGCTCGAACCTATTTAAGGGAACCATTCTTTTACCTACTGTCCCAATTGAATTGCTTGATCTCTCAAACAATAAGTTTCAAGGTCTCATCCCTCAGAATATTTCTGAAGTCATGCCAGATTTAATATTCCTGTCTCTTTCGGGTAATGAAATTGCGGGTGAAATACCAGCTACTATAGGAATGATGACCCTTCTTCAAGTCATTGATCTATCAAACAATAAGCTAACAGGAAACATTCCTTCAAGCATAGGGGAATGTTCTTACCTAAAAGCCTTAGACCTTGGGAACAATAACCTATTTGGCTTAATTTCAAGTTCCTTGGGTCAACTGAGGCAACTTCAGTCATTGCACTTAAATGATAACAAATTCTCAGGAGGGATCcccttttctttcaaaaatttatccaGTTTGGAGACACTTGATCTCGGAAACAACAGGCTGTCTGGAAATATTCCCTCTTGGATATCCGATGGTTTTCCAAATCTTAGAATCCTCAGATTAAGGTCAAATTCATTTTCAGGAGAACTTCCTTTAGGAATGTCAAACTTGAGTTCGTTGCAGGTCCTTGATCTTGCAGAAAACAACTTAACTGGCACAGTTCCGACAAGCGTAGGAGACCTCAAGGCCATGGTACAAGAGCAAAAGGTGAATGAATATTTGTTGTATGGGAAGTATAGAGGGCTTTACTATGAAGAAAGCTTGAGAGTGAATTTGAAAAACCAGTTTCAAAAGTACACTAAGACTCTATCACTTCTGATCTCAATAGATTTGTCAAGGAACAACTTATATGGAGCATTACCTGTGGAAATGACTAAGTTGCACGGCCTCGTGGTTTTGAACTTGTCTGGAAACCAAATCATTGGACAAATCCCAGAAAACATTTCAAGCTTACGTCAGTTGGCATCGCTTGATCTCTCGAGTAATAAGCTTTCTGGTTTCATCCCATCAAGCATGGAATTAATGTCATTCTTGAGCTATCTTAACTTCTCCAACAACAATTTATCCGGTATGGTTCCTTATAAGGGGCAGATGACAACTTTTACAGAGTCTGCTTTTGAGGGGAATCCCCATCTTTGTGGGGCTCCACTTCTAGTACTGTGCCAAAATGGAAACTCAAACGATACAGCAGTACTAGAGAATGACAGCAGTGATGAATTTCCTGATAAATGGTTTTATGTGAGTGTTGGATTGGGATTTCTTGCAGGTATTCTAGTTCCTTACTGTATCTTGCTTGTTCGAAAGCCATGGAAACGAGCTTATTTCAGTTTCCTGGATAGAGTCATCGACAGATTTGTCTCAATTGGAAGCAACAGAATAGCTGGTAACAGAGTAACCAGCAGCAGACGATCAGGTCCAAGCGCTAGATTTTCATTTTAA
- the LOC107827600 gene encoding conserved oligomeric Golgi complex subunit 8-like: MSMDSEDPMDEASPVTGLLPLASASQQPYVSELLSFTLDRLHKEPELLRVDAERIRRQMQEVAVGNYRAFISAADALHAIREEVSSVDKHLESLIDEIPKLTSVCSEFSTSAEHILEKRKMNQTLLANHSTLLDLLEIPQLMDTCVRNGNYDEALDLEAFVSKLSTMHPKLPVIQALAAEVRQTTQSLLSQLLQRLRSNIQLPECLRIIGYLRRIGVFNEYEMRLQFLRCREAWLSGILDDLDQRNAYEYLKGMINCHRMHLFDVVNQYRAIFADDTSGREENYDGGLLFSWAMHQISSHLRTLKMMLPKITEGGSLSNILDQCMYCAMGLGWVGLDFRGLLPPLFEEAVLKLFSKNMNAAVENFQLVLDSHRWVPLPAVGFPASSFGEESQEDVTPPSSLMEHPPLAVFVNGVSAAMNELRPCAPLSIKHVLAQELVKGLQAVSDSLLRYNTTRMLRENESLLFLSLCRAFIEVAFPHCVTCFGRCYLDGAALIADAKTFFDGISRLLVSSSSRELPKPVRNSEAKSISENGDMPNKENGVVLSTEQAESTNTEEEPNNVPSENEEKPGNVSS, encoded by the exons ATGTCAATGGATTCAGAAGATCCGATGGACGAGGCATCACCGGTCACCGGACTTCTCCCACTGGCATCAGCTTCACAACAGCCTTACGTCTCCGAACTCCTCTCTTTCACTCTCGATCGCCTTCACAAA GAACCGGAACTTCTGAGAGTGGATGCGGAGAGAATTCGGAGGCAGATGCAAGAGGTTGCCGTTGGAAATTACCGCGCTTTTATTTCTGCTGCTGATGCACTGCATGCCATTCGCGAAGAAGTTTCTTCTGTTGATAAGCATCTTGAATCCTTG ATCGATGAGATTCCTAAGCTAACATCTGTTTGCAGCGAGTTCAGCACCTCTGCAGAACATATCTTGGAAAAGAGGAAAATGAACCAAACATTGCTTGCAAATCATAGTACTCTGCTGGACTTGCTTGAAATTCCTCAGCTAATGGACAC ATGTGTGAGGAATGGGAACTATGATGAAGCTCTTGATTTAGAAGCATTTGTTTCCAAGCTTTCAACAATGCACCCCAA GTTACCAGTCATTCAAGCACTTGCTGCAGAAGTTCGGCAGACTACCCAATCTCTTCTTTCTCAGCTTCTCCAAAGACTTAGATCAAACATTCAG TTGCCAGAATGTCTGCGTATCATTGGATACTTGCGTCGAATAGGGGTGTTCAACGAGTATGAGATGCGCTTACAG TTTCTAAGATGCCGTGAGGCCTGGCTTTCTGGAATCCTCGATGACTTGGACCAGAGAAATGCTTATGAATACCTTAAAGGGATGATAAATTGTCATCGAATGCATCTCTTTGATGTTGTTAACCAGTACCGTGCAATATTTGCTGATGATACTTCAGGGAGGGAAGAAAACTATGATGGTGGGCTTCTCTTCAGTTGGGCCATGCACCAAATTTCTTCCCACCTCAGAACTCTAAAAATGATGCTACCAAAGATCACTGAAGGAGGTTCTTTGTCGAACATTCTGGATCAGTGTATG TACTGTGCCATGGGGCTTGGTTGGGTTGGACTGGACTTCCGTGGCTTGCTTCCCCCTCTTTTTGAAGA GGCTGTCCTAAAGCTCTTCTCGAAGAACATGAATGCAGCTGTCGAGAATTTCCAG TTGGTCCTTGATTCTCATCGCTGGGTTCCATTACCAGCAGTTGGCTTTCCTGCCAGCAGTTTTGGTGAAGAAAGTCAAGAAGATGTTACTCCTCCCTCGAGTCTAATGGAGCACCCACCTTTGGCTGTCTTTGTTAATG GTGTCTCTGCGGCAATGAATGAATTACGACCTTGTGCTCCATTAAGTATAAAACACGTGCTTGCACAAGAACTGGTGAAGGGATTGCAGGCTGTTTCTGATTCTTTACTGAGATATAACACTACTCGCATGCTTCGAGAAAACGAGTCTCTGCTTTTTCTATCATTATGTCGAGCATTTATTGAG GTTGCTTTCCCGCACTGTGTTACTTGCTTTGGCCGTTGTTATCTGGATGGAGCTGCTCTGATAGCCGATGCCAAAACTTTTTTTGATGGAATTAGCCGACTATTGGTGTCCTCTTCCTCCAGGGAACTTCCAAAACCAGTTCGTAATTCAGAGGCCAAGAGTATATCAGAAAACGGTGACATGCCTAACAAGGAAAATGGGGTAGTTCTTAGTACTGAACAAGCTGAGAGTACCAACACAGAAGAGGAACCCAACAATGTCCCTTCAGAAAATGAGGAAAAGCCTGGTAATGTGTCATCGTGA